In Cytobacillus sp. IB215665, one genomic interval encodes:
- a CDS encoding acyl-CoA dehydrogenase family protein, with the protein MNLRLTDEQKMVQKTIRKFVEKELIPLENDVLRNEREGKPGLPASKLKELQLKAKEAGFWGISTPKEYGGADLGQMMLAIVLMEVSKTFVPFMFGGSADIILYYANEEQKKKYLIPTIDGEKKSCFAITEPSAGSDTRNIKMTAVKEGNEWVLNGEKTFITGGNDADFVMVIAITDKEMHQATGRDGVTCFIVDRDMGWRSEEILTMGEGGPASLVFENVRVPEENILGEINGGYKLGLEWIGFARWIVGARAVGASERLLQMAIDYAQERETFGKPIATRQAIQWQIADCAVEIEAARWLVLNAAFTLDQGEDNRHAASIAKLYGANMGNRVVDRVLQIHGGMGYTKELPIERWYREARLWRIFDGTDEIQRLIISRNLLKGHVKVGQFG; encoded by the coding sequence ATGAATTTAAGGTTAACCGATGAGCAGAAAATGGTTCAAAAAACAATTAGAAAATTTGTTGAAAAAGAACTAATCCCTCTTGAAAACGACGTTCTCAGAAATGAACGTGAAGGGAAGCCAGGTCTTCCTGCAAGTAAATTGAAAGAGCTTCAATTAAAGGCGAAAGAAGCTGGTTTTTGGGGTATTAGTACGCCAAAAGAATATGGAGGAGCAGATCTAGGGCAGATGATGTTAGCAATAGTTCTTATGGAAGTTTCGAAAACTTTTGTACCTTTTATGTTTGGTGGTTCTGCAGATATCATTCTATATTACGCAAATGAGGAACAAAAGAAAAAGTACTTAATTCCTACCATTGATGGTGAGAAAAAATCGTGTTTTGCCATAACAGAACCAAGTGCAGGTTCAGATACGAGAAACATAAAAATGACTGCGGTTAAAGAAGGAAATGAATGGGTTTTAAATGGAGAAAAGACGTTTATTACAGGTGGTAATGATGCTGATTTTGTTATGGTTATCGCTATTACTGACAAAGAAATGCATCAAGCAACAGGTAGGGATGGGGTGACTTGTTTTATTGTTGACAGAGACATGGGCTGGAGATCAGAAGAAATTTTAACGATGGGAGAAGGTGGACCTGCAAGTTTAGTTTTTGAAAATGTACGTGTACCAGAAGAAAATATACTTGGAGAGATTAATGGAGGCTATAAGTTAGGCTTGGAGTGGATAGGCTTTGCAAGGTGGATAGTAGGGGCACGTGCAGTTGGTGCATCTGAAAGACTACTTCAGATGGCAATTGATTACGCTCAAGAGAGAGAGACATTTGGGAAACCGATTGCTACGAGACAAGCTATACAATGGCAAATTGCCGATTGTGCTGTTGAAATTGAAGCTGCACGCTGGCTTGTGTTAAATGCGGCATTTACTCTTGACCAAGGTGAAGACAATCGTCATGCAGCATCTATTGCAAAATTATACGGAGCAAATATGGGTAATAGAGTAGTAGATCGTGTGCTGCAAATTCATGGTGGAATGGGATATACGAAGGAACTTCCAATAGAAAGATGGTACCGAGAGGCAAGGCTCTGGAGGATCTTTGATGGAACAGATGAAATACAGCGCTTAATCATTTCTAGAAATCTATTAAAAGGTCATGTAAAAGTAGGACAATTCGGTTAA
- the fabG gene encoding 3-oxoacyl-ACP reductase FabG codes for MTGRFHNKVAIVTGGSRGIGKSIAEQFAEEGAKVAIFDINEEALYEASQQFQEKGFEVFSKVVNVVDPVVVNATIDEVYNKYGSIDILVNNAGIIRDNLLFKMTDDDWQTVMDVHLKGSFNVTRAAQKHMVKNNYGRIINISSTSALGNRGQVNYAAAKAGLQGFTKTLAIELGKYGVTANAVAPGFIETEMTKETARRIGVSFEDLIQASIATIPVGRTGKPNDIANAVTFFADEKSSFVNGQVIYVAGGPKN; via the coding sequence ATGACAGGAAGGTTTCATAATAAAGTAGCAATTGTAACTGGGGGAAGCAGAGGAATAGGAAAAAGCATTGCTGAACAATTTGCTGAGGAAGGTGCAAAAGTAGCTATTTTTGATATAAATGAAGAAGCATTATATGAAGCTTCTCAGCAATTTCAGGAAAAAGGATTCGAAGTTTTTTCAAAAGTCGTTAATGTTGTTGATCCTGTTGTCGTAAATGCAACGATTGATGAAGTATATAACAAATATGGATCGATAGATATACTCGTAAACAATGCGGGTATTATTCGTGACAATTTATTATTTAAAATGACTGATGATGATTGGCAGACCGTTATGGATGTTCATTTAAAAGGATCATTTAATGTCACTCGTGCTGCTCAAAAACATATGGTGAAAAATAATTATGGTCGAATTATTAATATATCTTCAACTTCTGCGCTTGGTAATCGAGGACAAGTAAATTATGCAGCTGCCAAGGCTGGTTTACAAGGATTTACGAAAACACTAGCTATTGAATTGGGTAAATATGGCGTTACTGCAAATGCAGTTGCACCAGGATTCATAGAAACGGAAATGACCAAAGAAACAGCTAGAAGAATTGGTGTATCATTTGAAGATTTAATTCAGGCTAGTATAGCAACGATCCCTGTTGGAAGGACGGGTAAGCCGAATGATATTGCAAATGCTGTAACATTTTTTGCAGATGAAAAATCATCATTTGTTAATGGGCAGGTCATCTACGTCGCTGGAGGTCCAAAAAATTAA
- a CDS encoding MaoC family dehydratase N-terminal domain-containing protein: MFSKLIGSRSKKQRNTIERGAVKKFAEAIGNPHPIFIDEEVGTQSRYKTNIAPVTFPRVLNYGVIEDLQLPKKGLIHGEEIYHYERPLLVNEEILCYQEVEDYYDKTSNSGELGFLVLKSYGEDVSGNIIFTGKSTIIINSALRKEMNR; the protein is encoded by the coding sequence TTGTTTAGTAAATTAATAGGCAGTCGTTCTAAAAAACAAAGAAACACCATTGAAAGAGGAGCTGTCAAAAAATTTGCTGAGGCAATTGGTAATCCTCACCCTATTTTTATAGATGAGGAAGTAGGGACGCAATCTCGATACAAAACTAATATTGCACCAGTAACATTTCCAAGAGTATTAAATTATGGTGTAATTGAAGATTTACAACTCCCTAAGAAAGGGCTGATCCACGGAGAAGAAATATATCATTATGAAAGGCCACTACTTGTTAATGAAGAGATACTTTGTTATCAGGAAGTAGAGGATTATTATGATAAAACGAGCAATAGTGGAGAGTTGGGCTTCTTAGTGCTGAAAAGCTACGGAGAAGATGTAAGCGGTAACATAATATTTACTGGTAAGTCGACGATCATTATTAATTCTGCCTTGCGAAAGGAGATGAACAGGTGA
- a CDS encoding MaoC/PaaZ C-terminal domain-containing protein gives MIELAELKVGDALSNVELPPVSRLDLIKYAGASGDYNPIHTIDEEAQKAGLPGIIAHGMWTMGNLSKLFSPFLQDGFIQDYSIRFKSMVFLNDIITLKATLTKICNNKMNFDVSAINQQNQQVIRGNVHFISYE, from the coding sequence GTGATAGAATTGGCTGAACTTAAGGTGGGCGATGCACTGAGTAATGTCGAATTACCACCTGTTTCTCGTTTAGATTTAATTAAATATGCTGGCGCATCTGGTGACTACAATCCGATTCATACGATTGATGAAGAAGCTCAAAAAGCAGGTTTACCAGGGATAATTGCTCATGGGATGTGGACGATGGGGAATTTATCTAAGTTGTTTAGCCCTTTTTTGCAAGATGGTTTTATTCAAGACTATTCAATTCGCTTTAAAAGTATGGTCTTCTTAAACGATATTATTACATTGAAAGCTACATTGACAAAAATCTGTAATAATAAAATGAATTTTGATGTTAGTGCCATTAATCAGCAAAATCAACAGGTAATAAGGGGCAATGTACATTTTATTTCTTATGAATAA
- a CDS encoding immune inhibitor A domain-containing protein, protein MQKTIISTIAIISLGISLMTVSIANGASELKSRGQNQSQNNPYMFSGEIIELDKEESKRLKLIQSAYDKRGINGTSNGIRKGNGNKLGLAEDVEIVNPEAWNGEQTVSNVVVLLAEYPDHPVNDILSNDTELYYEDYNKEHFEGLVFGENGYEGPNGDKLISVKQFYEEQSGGSHTIDGEVFGWYTVDKPSTYYGDENHEYERRYELVEDVLKEFGEDVAANNIDLSKYDQMDQYDFDNDGNIFEPDGIIDYVMVVQSTVAEDGVFMSDNITSDETIWPHYWHIDEPINLDGTELKGYSYTIQGATGGAAIFAHEFAHALGLLDEYENSGLGEPISFWSLMASGSWAGEIPQTEPPGFSPYAKEILQATFGGNWLTGNTISVEDIDSNGLEILLDQASTKGTNSDVVKIELPNKEITIEEPYSGTYAYYSGRGNYLANELVFNLDLTNTSTDALLTFKTSYQIEEGWDFASVQIKEDGTNEWVSIEGNITTTEAQEDNNNSGHGITGKSDGWIDGVFDLSAFVGATIQLKFHYFTDTNTVETGFWVDDISVVTDGEEIFLDDAEGETSAILDGFTKATGTYSGEHYYLLEWRNHQGVDKALSHIRPITSKPVYLSYKPGLVIWYVDHTQDNNAVGDHPGDGYLGVVDADQQMVTWTDGYITYTDTQIHDAAFGLVKSEKVYLDYDDYYGASIRDNFTQQNTLFDDSQSYLNSKVADAGRNIPTYGLQIRVIGESDDRSVGKILLTRD, encoded by the coding sequence TTGCAAAAAACAATAATATCTACCATAGCTATTATTTCATTAGGAATTAGTTTAATGACCGTTTCTATTGCCAATGGTGCTTCAGAGTTAAAGAGCAGAGGTCAAAATCAATCTCAAAATAATCCTTATATGTTTAGTGGAGAAATCATTGAGCTAGATAAAGAAGAATCGAAACGGTTAAAACTTATCCAGTCTGCTTACGACAAAAGAGGCATAAATGGGACAAGTAATGGGATTAGAAAAGGTAATGGAAATAAGTTGGGATTGGCTGAGGATGTAGAAATTGTGAATCCGGAAGCGTGGAATGGGGAGCAGACTGTTAGTAATGTCGTTGTACTTTTAGCAGAGTATCCTGATCATCCTGTTAATGACATTCTTTCTAATGATACTGAATTGTATTATGAGGACTATAATAAAGAACACTTTGAAGGGCTCGTGTTTGGAGAGAATGGTTATGAAGGACCAAATGGTGACAAGTTGATCTCTGTGAAACAATTTTACGAGGAACAATCTGGAGGAAGTCACACGATTGATGGGGAGGTATTCGGGTGGTATACCGTTGATAAACCTTCAACTTATTATGGAGATGAAAATCATGAATATGAGCGCAGGTACGAATTAGTTGAAGATGTCCTAAAAGAATTTGGTGAAGATGTAGCAGCAAACAATATTGACTTATCTAAATACGATCAGATGGATCAATATGATTTCGACAATGATGGAAATATCTTTGAGCCAGATGGGATAATTGATTATGTAATGGTTGTGCAATCAACTGTTGCTGAAGATGGTGTTTTTATGTCAGATAATATTACCAGTGATGAAACAATTTGGCCGCATTATTGGCATATTGATGAACCAATTAATCTCGATGGTACAGAGCTAAAGGGGTATTCTTATACAATACAAGGAGCGACAGGAGGAGCAGCTATTTTTGCACATGAGTTTGCTCACGCTTTGGGTTTACTTGATGAATATGAAAATTCTGGATTAGGAGAACCTATTTCTTTCTGGTCTCTAATGGCTTCTGGTAGTTGGGCTGGTGAAATCCCACAAACAGAACCACCTGGGTTTAGTCCTTATGCAAAAGAGATATTACAGGCTACTTTTGGAGGGAATTGGTTAACAGGTAATACAATTTCTGTTGAAGATATTGATAGTAACGGTCTAGAAATATTGCTTGATCAAGCAAGTACTAAAGGAACGAATAGTGATGTAGTGAAAATAGAACTACCTAATAAAGAAATTACAATAGAAGAACCCTATAGTGGGACTTACGCATATTACAGCGGTAGAGGTAACTATTTAGCTAACGAGTTGGTTTTTAATTTAGACTTAACGAATACATCAACTGACGCTTTACTTACATTTAAAACTTCTTATCAAATTGAAGAAGGATGGGATTTTGCTTCGGTTCAAATAAAAGAGGATGGAACTAATGAGTGGGTATCCATAGAAGGGAATATAACGACAACTGAGGCACAGGAAGATAATAATAATTCCGGACATGGAATTACAGGAAAAAGTGATGGATGGATAGATGGTGTTTTTGATTTATCAGCATTTGTAGGCGCAACAATCCAATTAAAATTTCATTATTTTACAGATACTAACACAGTTGAAACAGGCTTTTGGGTTGATGATATTAGTGTTGTTACTGATGGAGAAGAAATCTTCCTTGATGATGCAGAAGGTGAGACATCTGCTATTTTAGATGGGTTCACGAAAGCAACTGGGACATATAGTGGTGAGCACTACTATTTATTAGAATGGAGAAACCATCAAGGGGTAGACAAGGCATTGAGTCACATTCGTCCAATCACAAGTAAACCCGTATACTTATCCTATAAGCCAGGGTTGGTGATATGGTACGTTGATCATACCCAAGACAATAATGCTGTTGGTGATCATCCCGGAGATGGTTATTTAGGTGTAGTTGATGCTGATCAACAAATGGTCACTTGGACAGATGGGTACATCACATATACTGATACACAAATTCACGATGCTGCATTTGGTTTAGTAAAATCGGAAAAAGTCTATTTAGACTACGATGATTATTATGGTGCAAGCATTAGAGATAACTTTACTCAACAAAATACACTATTTGATGACAGCCAATCTTACCTAAACAGTAAAGTAGCAGATGCAGGGCGTAACATACCGACATATGGCTTGCAAATTCGTGTTATAGGAGAAAGTGATGACAGAAGTGTAGGTAAAATTCTTTTAACACGAGATTAA
- a CDS encoding collagenase: MGIKKKLMCNLCSVFLATSILSPVGGSSYAQGSNAIKREEGNININEIVRSSIPQLDSNNKDYEETIHVERGEKLTLYPTAPPRNERASTIKSAAVENVYTFKDLLTYSNESLVGLLVTMTTENISDFWNYSVDAVEFYSDRTRLLALRDAIVERGSLYTANDDVGLPTLIEVLNRGFYIGFDNPTPELSHLQDLTFRYEMNEAISSVVTNRHFELGTTTQEEILTQIGFLMNHGTPDINIFNAVLPVIEEFNVRVNTYINDLSKTDAIYALLNGFEYNLYFNYYSGSYTSVQEAPWYGRVDSFLNEVAKILEFSQFVGTDSEWLIDNGIWVIGEEGRFHSNPDFTLNVFTDAIATFPYYSGLYLAVAKKIDDLGGPINYEQIKTAYEDYYYGQHYIFDNGEIIIKAGNQVTTEEIQRIYWAAKEEKAQFHRYFGVDSPVEEGNPDDTLTTIIYNNKEEYKLNRFINGVGTDNGGIYIESWGTFFTWDREVPTDSIYELEELFRHEYFHYLQSRYVVPGLWGNTPLYDGDRLAWFEEGGGEFFAGATRTGVEPRATKVEGISANPADRYTLDTVLHASYSLGWDFYDYSYAFYDFIINKHIDIFYRINELVANEDEVGFDRYMDQLSRDANLENEYQNHLAYLYDNKNQWGVPLVSDVYVSNHPEKSLAEINSDITAEINLNNVTQNIYTADFFNTYTLSGEYVGGTSYGEMEDFQNMNDIVNQVIIDLSRTGQWSGYETLTAYFVNHRVNASGQYEYDVVFHGKYTGNSTNSNPIAIISGNSQLIVGETVQFYSTDSYDSDGSIVSFQWDFGDGNTSARENPTHLYTEAGIFTVQLIVRDNEGATDSISMTVNVNNASGALIESEPNDRQTEANMLTYGDLLSGSLDYATSSDHTDWYFFDVDGAGALTIDVSILDGTDFNVLVEDESGNRIAEPLTDASFHATTGRYYIVVYTWAGEWVDYTLALNAEQTEPGNGGVATESEPNDRQSEANLIESVMTGALDYGSNDHTDWYYFDVNTEGVVTIHETKISGTDYNILVEDENGNRVAEPIVNPTFNVSPGRYYVIVYTWEGNAVDYELELVK; the protein is encoded by the coding sequence ATGGGCATTAAGAAGAAATTAATGTGTAATTTATGTAGTGTTTTCTTAGCAACGAGTATATTATCTCCTGTCGGTGGAAGTAGTTATGCTCAAGGTAGCAACGCAATAAAGCGAGAGGAGGGTAATATTAATATTAACGAGATAGTTCGATCATCTATCCCTCAGTTAGATTCAAATAATAAAGATTATGAAGAAACTATACATGTTGAAAGAGGTGAGAAACTTACACTTTATCCTACTGCACCACCTCGTAATGAGAGAGCATCCACAATAAAATCTGCTGCTGTAGAAAATGTATATACATTCAAAGATTTATTAACATACTCAAATGAAAGTTTAGTAGGTTTGCTTGTGACAATGACAACAGAAAATATTTCTGACTTTTGGAACTATAGCGTTGACGCAGTAGAGTTTTATAGCGATAGAACTAGACTGTTAGCTTTAAGAGATGCTATTGTGGAAAGAGGCTCTCTTTATACAGCTAATGATGATGTTGGACTACCAACTTTAATCGAAGTTCTTAATAGAGGATTTTATATCGGCTTTGATAACCCTACTCCTGAATTATCTCACTTACAAGATTTAACATTTAGGTATGAAATGAATGAGGCTATTTCCTCGGTTGTAACTAATCGTCATTTTGAGCTTGGCACAACAACACAGGAAGAGATACTGACGCAAATCGGTTTTTTAATGAATCATGGGACGCCGGATATAAATATTTTTAATGCTGTCTTACCTGTTATTGAAGAATTTAATGTTAGAGTAAATACTTATATTAATGATTTATCAAAAACTGATGCGATTTATGCTCTGCTAAATGGCTTTGAATATAATCTTTATTTTAATTACTATAGTGGATCATATACATCGGTTCAAGAAGCCCCATGGTACGGTAGAGTAGACTCTTTTTTAAATGAGGTAGCAAAGATTTTGGAGTTTAGTCAATTTGTTGGAACAGATTCAGAGTGGCTTATTGATAATGGAATTTGGGTAATAGGTGAAGAAGGACGATTTCATAGTAATCCTGACTTTACTTTAAATGTATTTACTGATGCGATAGCTACATTTCCTTATTATAGTGGTTTGTATTTAGCTGTTGCGAAAAAAATAGATGATCTAGGCGGTCCTATTAATTATGAACAAATTAAAACAGCTTACGAAGATTACTATTATGGCCAACATTATATTTTTGATAATGGAGAAATCATTATTAAAGCAGGAAATCAAGTAACAACCGAAGAGATTCAAAGAATATATTGGGCAGCAAAGGAAGAGAAAGCTCAATTTCATAGATATTTTGGAGTAGATTCACCTGTTGAGGAAGGAAATCCTGATGATACACTTACAACAATTATTTACAATAATAAAGAAGAATATAAATTAAATAGATTTATTAATGGTGTTGGCACAGATAATGGTGGAATTTATATTGAAAGCTGGGGGACTTTTTTTACTTGGGATAGAGAAGTACCGACAGATAGTATTTATGAACTAGAGGAATTATTTCGACATGAGTATTTCCACTATTTGCAAAGTAGATATGTTGTTCCAGGGTTGTGGGGAAATACTCCTTTATATGATGGTGATCGTTTAGCATGGTTTGAAGAAGGAGGTGGGGAATTTTTTGCTGGAGCAACGAGAACTGGAGTTGAACCTAGAGCAACAAAAGTTGAAGGTATTTCAGCTAATCCAGCGGATCGTTATACACTAGATACTGTTTTACATGCATCATACAGCTTAGGTTGGGATTTTTATGACTATTCATATGCTTTCTATGATTTTATTATAAATAAGCACATTGACATCTTTTATCGTATAAATGAACTTGTGGCAAATGAAGACGAAGTAGGTTTTGATCGTTATATGGATCAGTTATCAAGGGATGCTAATTTAGAAAATGAGTATCAAAACCATTTAGCATATTTATACGATAATAAAAATCAATGGGGTGTACCGTTAGTTTCAGATGTTTATGTAAGTAATCACCCGGAGAAATCACTTGCTGAAATAAACAGTGATATTACTGCTGAAATAAACTTAAACAATGTAACACAAAACATATACACAGCTGATTTCTTTAATACGTATACTCTTTCAGGAGAATATGTTGGAGGAACTTCATATGGAGAAATGGAAGACTTTCAAAATATGAATGACATTGTCAATCAAGTCATTATTGACTTATCTAGAACTGGTCAATGGAGCGGATATGAAACGTTAACAGCTTATTTTGTAAATCATCGAGTTAATGCAAGTGGACAATACGAGTATGATGTAGTTTTTCATGGAAAATATACTGGTAATTCTACTAACAGCAATCCAATAGCAATAATAAGTGGTAATAGTCAGTTAATTGTTGGTGAAACGGTTCAATTCTATAGCACGGACTCTTATGATTCAGACGGCTCTATCGTTAGTTTTCAGTGGGATTTTGGAGACGGTAATACGAGTGCAAGAGAAAACCCTACTCATTTGTACACTGAAGCTGGTATTTTTACTGTACAATTAATTGTTAGGGATAATGAAGGTGCGACAGATAGCATAAGTATGACTGTAAATGTAAATAATGCCAGTGGTGCATTGATAGAATCAGAACCAAATGATAGGCAAACAGAAGCAAATATGCTTACCTATGGTGATCTATTGTCAGGCTCCCTTGATTATGCAACTTCATCAGACCATACAGATTGGTACTTTTTTGATGTAGATGGTGCAGGAGCTCTTACAATTGATGTATCGATACTAGACGGTACAGACTTTAATGTGTTAGTAGAAGATGAAAGTGGCAATCGTATAGCAGAACCATTAACAGATGCGAGCTTTCATGCTACAACTGGCCGATATTATATTGTAGTCTATACTTGGGCTGGTGAATGGGTTGATTATACACTAGCGTTAAATGCTGAACAAACTGAACCAGGTAATGGAGGGGTAGCTACTGAATCAGAACCAAATGATAGACAATCAGAAGCAAATCTTATTGAATCAGTCATGACTGGTGCTTTAGACTATGGAAGCAATGATCACACCGATTGGTATTACTTCGACGTTAATACAGAAGGTGTAGTAACAATTCATGAAACGAAAATTAGCGGTACTGACTATAATATCTTAGTGGAAGATGAAAATGGAAATCGAGTAGCAGAACCTATAGTTAACCCTACATTTAATGTATCTCCCGGAAGGTATTATGTCATTGTTTATACATGGGAGGGCAATGCTGTTGATTATGAACTTGAACTGGTGAAATGA